In Vibrio neptunius, the following are encoded in one genomic region:
- a CDS encoding nitrate- and nitrite sensing domain-containing protein produces the protein MSLFADLKLRWKLIAIVVIPVVCLVYFSQTQVMGNMALLKEDNNILMLSEFSVKASALVHELQNERDISAGFINSRGQRFFKELQQQRESVNEKRKQLRQFMDRFDPAIYGSAFESQLNHSITELGNIASTRSAIDTLNIPSSQAVSFYTELNALFLADIVHLSKASSSGELSSMAAAYVNFLQSKERAGLERTVLTNVFSTDTFQGRQYERFLNLVSAQNNYLDVFKTLAAPSQLAVYEEIMTGPIIEETLAYRQVAIRKGTFGNFGIDASVWFTAQTSKINMLKQVEDKLANDVIALTQAYADKARYLLTQDIILTLVSILLTALAVYFVQKTITTPISSAVQIANSIASGELNNQVSYNFNDESGMLLKALSKMQHNLRQAQHSLEERMEQERILAEQNSRIRQALDQVSANVMVADNNNELIYLNHAMLNEFNTNAASFSKSISGFDPTNLLGTNIGHFNQTNEYQRILNSSEARIDIELSIDNRTYNVIANPVLGDNRTRLGTVIEWTDLTEQRDAELQVENVIRAAASGQLSTRLDTTRLTGFMHELGDGINELLDAIVGPLTMAADCIEKISAGQVPETITDDYRGDFNRLKDNLNTCISAINLLITDANALADAAVKGNLSARADVSQHQGDFRSIIQGVNNTLDAVVTPLTVAADCVDHIAKGRVPQPINENYNGDFNKLKNNLNTCISAINQLMVDANSLASSAVEGNLDSRADTSLHQGDFKQIVQGMNQALDAMVEPINESKNVLAKLANGDLTCTVKGHYKGEFSILKQAVNASIENLMGLIKNINQSAGIVRSSVSELSSGVVNLSHRTEDQATSLERTSVSMSEMTESVKQNADNANLATELARDAQTKAQKGGEVVDRAVVSMAEINSSSKRISDIIGVIDEIAFQTNLLALNAAVEAARAGEQGRGFAVVAGEVRNLAQRSAQAAKEIKELIRDSVSKVEEGTELVNESGSTLKDIVSAVEKVNTMISDISASSSTQSDRITKVNETIKEMDGMTQQNAALVEQASGNSTSMEEQVKSVIQQLSNFKIEDASPSSRRETNNSTVLKLSNYPN, from the coding sequence ATGAGCCTTTTTGCTGATCTAAAACTACGTTGGAAGTTAATAGCCATTGTTGTCATTCCCGTTGTTTGTTTGGTGTATTTTTCCCAAACTCAAGTAATGGGAAATATGGCATTGCTCAAGGAAGACAACAATATATTGATGCTGTCTGAGTTTTCCGTTAAAGCAAGCGCCCTTGTTCATGAATTGCAAAACGAGCGTGATATATCCGCTGGTTTCATTAACAGCCGGGGTCAACGTTTCTTCAAAGAACTCCAACAACAACGTGAGAGTGTCAATGAGAAGAGAAAACAACTCCGGCAATTTATGGATAGGTTTGATCCCGCCATCTACGGTTCGGCGTTTGAAAGTCAGTTGAATCATTCAATAACTGAACTCGGCAACATCGCATCAACAAGATCTGCCATTGACACACTAAATATTCCTAGTAGCCAAGCTGTTAGTTTCTATACCGAGCTGAACGCCCTGTTTCTTGCAGATATTGTTCATTTATCTAAAGCCAGCTCAAGTGGTGAGCTCAGTTCCATGGCTGCAGCATATGTGAATTTCTTACAAAGCAAAGAACGGGCAGGATTAGAACGGACCGTATTAACGAATGTCTTTTCAACAGATACATTTCAAGGACGCCAATACGAACGTTTCCTCAACTTGGTATCGGCTCAAAATAATTATTTGGACGTCTTTAAAACGCTCGCCGCTCCCTCTCAATTGGCTGTCTACGAAGAGATTATGACTGGACCAATTATTGAAGAAACACTTGCTTATCGTCAGGTGGCGATAAGAAAAGGGACTTTCGGTAATTTTGGTATTGATGCTTCCGTCTGGTTCACCGCACAAACATCAAAAATCAACATGCTCAAGCAAGTTGAAGATAAATTAGCAAACGATGTTATTGCCCTTACTCAAGCTTATGCAGACAAAGCGAGATACTTGTTAACACAAGATATTATTCTAACTTTAGTTTCAATACTTCTTACTGCTTTGGCCGTCTATTTTGTACAAAAAACAATCACCACCCCCATTTCAAGTGCTGTACAAATAGCGAACTCCATCGCATCTGGAGAACTGAACAATCAGGTAAGTTATAACTTTAATGATGAGTCGGGAATGTTGCTCAAGGCGCTGTCCAAAATGCAACACAATCTGCGTCAAGCGCAACACAGCCTAGAAGAGAGAATGGAACAAGAGCGAATTTTAGCTGAACAAAATAGCCGGATACGACAAGCACTGGACCAAGTTTCAGCCAATGTCATGGTGGCAGATAACAACAATGAACTCATCTACCTCAATCACGCAATGCTCAATGAGTTCAATACTAATGCGGCAAGTTTTAGCAAATCCATCAGCGGATTTGATCCCACTAATTTGTTAGGGACAAACATCGGTCACTTCAATCAGACGAATGAATATCAGCGTATTTTGAATAGCTCAGAGGCTAGAATCGATATTGAACTTAGCATAGATAATCGTACCTACAACGTCATCGCTAACCCTGTTCTGGGTGATAACAGAACTAGGCTAGGAACCGTGATTGAATGGACGGATCTCACAGAGCAGAGAGACGCCGAGCTACAAGTCGAAAATGTCATCCGAGCCGCCGCATCGGGTCAACTTAGTACACGTTTGGATACAACGCGCTTAACCGGATTCATGCATGAGCTGGGAGATGGGATTAATGAGCTGCTCGACGCAATTGTAGGCCCTTTAACCATGGCAGCAGATTGTATTGAAAAAATCTCGGCTGGCCAGGTACCAGAGACTATCACGGATGACTATCGAGGTGACTTCAATCGTTTGAAGGATAACCTCAATACCTGTATCTCTGCGATCAATTTGCTAATCACTGATGCCAATGCGCTTGCGGATGCCGCAGTCAAAGGCAATCTATCTGCACGAGCAGACGTCTCTCAACATCAAGGAGACTTTCGCTCCATCATCCAAGGTGTCAACAATACCTTGGACGCGGTCGTGACACCACTTACCGTTGCTGCCGATTGTGTTGACCACATAGCGAAAGGTCGCGTACCACAACCCATCAATGAAAACTACAACGGTGATTTCAATAAACTTAAAAACAATCTAAACACCTGTATTTCGGCCATTAACCAACTGATGGTCGACGCCAATTCATTAGCCTCATCAGCCGTAGAGGGTAATCTAGACAGCCGCGCTGATACCTCACTCCATCAGGGAGATTTTAAACAAATCGTACAAGGGATGAACCAAGCGTTAGATGCCATGGTGGAACCTATCAATGAGAGCAAGAATGTCCTAGCAAAACTAGCAAATGGGGACTTAACCTGTACAGTCAAAGGCCACTACAAAGGCGAGTTCTCTATATTAAAGCAAGCGGTGAACGCCAGTATTGAAAACCTGATGGGATTGATTAAGAACATCAACCAGTCTGCTGGAATTGTTCGCAGTTCTGTCAGTGAACTATCAAGTGGAGTAGTAAACCTTAGTCATCGAACAGAAGATCAGGCGACGTCACTAGAACGAACTTCCGTATCTATGTCAGAAATGACAGAGTCTGTGAAGCAAAATGCTGACAATGCGAACTTAGCTACAGAACTGGCTCGCGACGCCCAGACAAAAGCGCAGAAAGGGGGCGAGGTGGTTGACCGGGCAGTAGTCAGCATGGCGGAAATCAATAGTTCCAGTAAGCGAATCTCAGACATCATAGGCGTAATTGATGAAATAGCCTTTCAAACCAATTTACTTGCGCTTAATGCAGCCGTTGAAGCGGCGAGAGCCGGCGAACAAGGGCGGGGTTTTGCGGTTGTGGCTGGAGAAGTTCGAAACCTCGCTCAACGTTCGGCTCAAGCGGCTAAAGAAATCAAAGAGTTGATACGAGACAGCGTCTCTAAAGTAGAAGAAGGTACTGAATTGGTTAACGAATCTGGCTCAACTCTAAAAGATATTGTATCTGCCGTAGAGAAAGTCAACACCATGATCTCTGACATTTCTGCCAGTTCCTCTACTCAAAGTGACCGCATTACTAAAGTAAATGAAACGATTAAAGAAATGGATGGTATGACTCAGCAGAACGCAGCTTTGGTAGAACAAGCGTCAGGTAACAGTACATCAATGGAAGAACAAGTAAAAAGTGTCATTCAGCAACTGTCCAATTTTAAGATTGAAGACGCCTCTCCTTCATCAAGAAGAGAAACCAATAATTCGACCGTTCTAAAGCTAAGTAACTACCCTAACTAA
- a CDS encoding STAS domain-containing protein: protein MECLLPESLDISTVLDTTTQYQEWLANQDTIHLDATAVVRVDAAGIQLLSSLFISAKKNQREIQLLKPSEVLLEGIETLGLQDVFDLKLKSESNQND from the coding sequence ATGGAATGTTTACTTCCTGAGTCTCTAGACATTTCTACAGTGCTAGATACCACAACTCAGTATCAAGAATGGCTTGCAAACCAAGACACTATTCACTTAGACGCCACAGCAGTGGTGAGGGTGGATGCTGCAGGTATACAACTCCTCTCTTCTCTTTTTATTTCCGCAAAGAAGAATCAACGAGAAATTCAATTGCTTAAACCTAGTGAAGTTTTGCTCGAAGGCATTGAGACGCTGGGTTTACAAGACGTATTTGATTTAAAACTAAAGTCGGAGAGTAATCAAAATGACTAA
- a CDS encoding response regulator has product MTKILAVDDSVSIRQMVSHTLRDAGYEVETANDGQDALNKVASSKFDVVISDVNMPNMGGFELVKALRGKPQYKFVPILMLTTETSTEKKQQGKSAGATGWLVKPFNPETLLKTLKRVI; this is encoded by the coding sequence ATGACTAAGATTCTTGCAGTAGATGATTCTGTATCAATTCGTCAGATGGTAAGCCACACATTACGCGATGCCGGATACGAAGTAGAAACCGCCAACGACGGCCAAGATGCATTAAACAAAGTGGCGAGTAGCAAATTTGATGTGGTTATTTCAGATGTCAATATGCCCAACATGGGAGGGTTTGAATTAGTCAAAGCGCTTAGGGGCAAGCCACAATATAAATTTGTTCCAATCTTAATGCTCACGACCGAAACCAGCACCGAGAAAAAGCAGCAAGGTAAATCGGCTGGTGCAACTGGGTGGTTGGTTAAACCTTTCAATCCAGAAACGCTACTCAAAACACTAAAACGCGTTATTTAA